A genomic segment from Gammaproteobacteria bacterium encodes:
- a CDS encoding AEC family transporter, translating to MLLRIFSIIFPVFAIAGIGYLYGRYKRPDMALANQLNMDLFVPALVFGALASK from the coding sequence ATGCTCCTGCGCATTTTCTCCATCATCTTCCCGGTGTTCGCCATTGCCGGGATCGGTTACCTGTATGGCCGCTACAAGCGGCCCGACATGGCACTGGCCAATCAGCTCAATATGGACCTGTTCGTTCCGGCCCTGGTGTTCGGGGCGCTGGCGAGCAAGT